The following are encoded in a window of Candidatus Neomarinimicrobiota bacterium genomic DNA:
- the nuoE gene encoding NADH-quinone oxidoreductase subunit NuoE: MAIREITKQDIRGILKEHEQHRDSLIPILQGIQKKLGYISEEAVEVISSHLNISENDIYGVVTFYTQFRFTCPGDHILKVCQGTACHVRGCKRIMNEATKYLGISPGETTSDYKFSLDSVACFGSCALSPVVVIDNTVHGRMSAQKIKRLLKAIE, encoded by the coding sequence GTGGCAATACGAGAAATAACAAAACAAGACATCCGCGGTATATTGAAAGAACACGAACAGCACAGGGACAGCCTGATCCCGATTCTCCAGGGAATCCAGAAGAAGCTGGGTTATATATCCGAAGAGGCAGTAGAAGTTATTTCCAGCCACCTGAACATATCAGAAAATGACATATACGGCGTAGTAACGTTTTACACGCAGTTCAGATTCACGTGCCCGGGCGATCACATCTTGAAAGTATGCCAGGGAACAGCATGTCACGTCAGGGGCTGCAAACGAATCATGAACGAAGCAACCAAATACCTCGGCATCAGTCCGGGTGAGACTACGTCAGACTATAAATTCAGTCTGGACAGCGTGGCGTGCTTCGGTTCCTGCGCGCTGTCGCCCGTAGTTGTGATAGATAACACGGTTCACGGAAGAATGAGCGCACAGAAAATCAAAAGGCTTCTGAAAGCCATCGAATGA